A window of the Nocardia sp. NBC_01329 genome harbors these coding sequences:
- a CDS encoding ComEC/Rec2 family competence protein, translated as MSVVPGPAVRERAVGPEDDAVSAVPVLDARLLPATLTCWLVTILAVGAGWVVGVVVALGLALLALASWGLLWTGIARRGERRRVVATVVLGAALIGSAFACTGAWREYRVGEHPLRSVPAAATVDVVMEPGDDPKPVRSSGSGAGRLWVVRGELREFRYRDRVVRGGGAVVVLAAGPAWAELLPGRPIEFRARPAPARQRDLTVVTLRPVGEPAVVGPLPWWQAAADSVRSDLVAAAGRALAPAPAGLLPALVVGDTSALSDRVHDDFVTAGLQHLTVVSGANFTILLTVVLATTRLLTLGPRLSLIGAGIALVSFVIIARPDPSVLRAAAMGSVTLLALLTGRRKQALPALCAAVIVLLALWPALAVQAGFALSVLATGALLLLAPSWADHLRAHGWWRLPAELVAVAAAAFAVTTPVTVALSGRLSLVAVAANILVAPVIAPITIGGALAAVAATCWGSLAQLILRTTGPPLWWLLTVATEAAAVPGAEVTVPGGSTGGLLAAVSVAGGIVALRLPRVRRILVAMASGLLAAYLLLLRLG; from the coding sequence GTGAGTGTGGTGCCGGGCCCGGCGGTCCGGGAACGTGCGGTGGGGCCGGAAGACGATGCGGTGAGCGCGGTTCCGGTGCTGGACGCGCGGCTGCTCCCGGCCACCCTCACCTGCTGGCTGGTGACGATCCTCGCGGTCGGCGCCGGCTGGGTCGTCGGGGTGGTCGTCGCACTCGGGCTGGCACTGCTCGCCCTGGCGTCGTGGGGCCTGCTGTGGACCGGTATCGCCCGCCGCGGTGAACGCCGCCGTGTCGTCGCGACGGTCGTGCTGGGTGCCGCGCTGATCGGCTCGGCGTTCGCCTGCACCGGCGCATGGCGGGAGTACCGGGTCGGCGAGCATCCGCTGCGCTCGGTGCCGGCCGCGGCGACGGTCGATGTGGTGATGGAGCCGGGTGACGATCCGAAACCGGTGCGCAGCAGCGGTTCCGGAGCAGGGCGGCTCTGGGTGGTGCGCGGCGAACTGCGGGAGTTCCGGTACCGGGACCGAGTGGTGCGCGGCGGCGGCGCGGTGGTCGTCCTGGCAGCGGGCCCGGCCTGGGCCGAACTACTGCCGGGCCGGCCGATCGAGTTCCGGGCCCGCCCCGCACCCGCGCGGCAGCGCGACCTCACGGTGGTCACCCTGCGGCCGGTCGGAGAGCCCGCCGTCGTCGGCCCGCTTCCGTGGTGGCAGGCAGCCGCCGATTCGGTGCGTTCGGATCTCGTCGCGGCAGCCGGTCGAGCTCTCGCGCCGGCCCCGGCGGGGTTGTTACCCGCGCTGGTTGTCGGCGACACCTCGGCTTTGAGCGACCGGGTACACGACGACTTCGTCACCGCGGGCCTCCAGCATTTGACCGTGGTCAGTGGTGCGAACTTCACGATTTTGCTCACCGTTGTGCTCGCGACCACCCGCCTGCTCACCCTCGGCCCGCGCCTCTCGCTGATCGGTGCCGGGATCGCGCTGGTGTCGTTCGTGATCATCGCCCGGCCCGACCCGAGTGTGCTGCGGGCGGCCGCCATGGGGTCGGTGACGTTACTGGCTCTGTTGACCGGCCGCCGCAAACAGGCGCTCCCCGCGCTGTGCGCCGCGGTGATCGTCCTGCTGGCGCTGTGGCCCGCGCTCGCCGTGCAGGCCGGTTTCGCGCTCTCGGTCCTCGCGACCGGGGCGCTGCTGCTACTCGCCCCGAGCTGGGCCGATCACCTACGTGCCCATGGCTGGTGGCGGCTGCCGGCCGAACTGGTCGCGGTGGCCGCCGCGGCCTTCGCCGTCACCACCCCGGTCACTGTCGCGCTGTCCGGGAGGCTCAGCCTGGTTGCCGTTGCCGCGAATATCCTCGTGGCCCCGGTGATCGCCCCGATCACCATCGGCGGCGCGCTGGCCGCTGTGGCCGCCACCTGCTGGGGCTCGCTCGCGCAGCTGATCCTGCGCACCACCGGGCCCCCGCTGTGGTGGCTGCTCACCGTGGCGACCGAGGCGGCCGCTGTTCCGGGGGCGGAGGTCACGGTCCCCGG
- a CDS encoding DegV family protein, with protein MAVVVVTDSSASLPAEMIRELGIRVVPLHVLVGDSEIREGIDELAIDYSAETVTTSAPSPGELRDAYAEALTRSGGHGVVAVHLSRQLSATWEAGRLAVQDMDAAESVLLVDSLGAGLATGFPVLAAARCAAAGGTLDEVYEAAVRAAGSSHTFFVVNRTEQLRQGGRLSTAAGFFGSELVSKPVLQLVQGRLELRDKVRTRSKAFAKLVAAAEEAAGAGIAAIGVQHLGAAEAAESVTTQLRERIPRAGEILTAEFGPALAVHLGVGAVGVLVLPGGCG; from the coding sequence GTGGCGGTCGTCGTCGTCACCGATTCGTCCGCCAGTCTGCCCGCGGAAATGATCCGCGAATTGGGCATCCGGGTGGTGCCCCTGCACGTCCTGGTGGGCGACAGCGAGATTCGCGAAGGTATCGATGAACTCGCCATCGACTACTCCGCCGAGACAGTCACCACCTCGGCACCCTCACCGGGTGAACTCCGCGACGCCTACGCCGAGGCTCTGACCCGCAGCGGCGGCCACGGTGTGGTCGCCGTCCATCTGTCCCGGCAGCTCTCGGCGACCTGGGAAGCGGGGCGGCTGGCCGTTCAGGATATGGACGCTGCGGAATCGGTGCTGCTGGTGGATTCGCTCGGTGCGGGCCTGGCGACCGGTTTCCCGGTCCTGGCCGCCGCGCGGTGTGCTGCCGCGGGCGGCACGCTCGACGAGGTGTACGAAGCCGCGGTGCGGGCGGCGGGCAGTTCCCATACGTTCTTCGTGGTCAACCGCACCGAACAGTTGCGCCAGGGCGGCCGGCTCAGTACGGCGGCGGGTTTCTTCGGCAGTGAACTGGTCAGCAAACCGGTGCTGCAACTGGTGCAGGGCCGGCTGGAACTGCGGGACAAGGTGCGGACCCGGTCGAAGGCCTTCGCGAAACTGGTCGCGGCCGCGGAGGAGGCTGCCGGGGCGGGTATCGCCGCGATCGGTGTGCAGCATCTGGGGGCCGCCGAGGCCGCGGAATCGGTGACGACGCAGCTGCGCGAACGTATTCCGCGGGCGGGTGAGATTCTCACCGCCGAATTCGGGCCGGCGCTGGCCGTCCATCTGGGAGTCGGTGCGGTCGGGGTGCTGGTCCTACCCGGCGGTTGCGGCTGA
- a CDS encoding ComEA family DNA-binding protein produces MAPHDERERVRRKLGGHLGESPRDDPGEARPWPESALAADDAVRTPRWLEDEPAPAHWRDRLIPDRFRGARLDTERRGVATMAGIGLLTALVTVVVVLWDRPVAQSVPPLPAVLPAAMPVDSPAPVDAPPAPEGVPTRAQHAELVVSVVGLVGRAGLVRLSPGARVADAISAAGGALDGADLAGLNLAQRLADGDQVRVGPTGADAPPPGSATISGGHGGAPPSGGSAPGAGSPVDLNAATEADLDTLPGVGPVMAKAIIAWRETNGRFTDIEQLAEVDGIGPARLARLRELVTV; encoded by the coding sequence ATGGCACCACACGACGAGCGTGAGCGGGTACGCAGGAAGCTGGGCGGGCATCTCGGAGAGTCACCGCGTGACGATCCGGGGGAGGCACGCCCCTGGCCGGAGTCGGCGCTCGCCGCCGACGATGCCGTACGGACCCCGCGGTGGCTCGAAGACGAGCCGGCTCCGGCCCACTGGCGAGATCGCCTGATCCCCGACCGATTCCGGGGCGCACGCCTGGACACCGAGCGGCGTGGGGTAGCGACCATGGCGGGTATCGGACTGCTCACCGCGCTGGTGACGGTCGTGGTGGTGCTGTGGGACCGGCCTGTCGCGCAATCGGTTCCACCGCTACCCGCCGTACTGCCGGCGGCGATGCCGGTGGATTCCCCCGCCCCCGTGGATGCCCCGCCCGCGCCCGAAGGGGTGCCCACCCGCGCGCAACACGCCGAGTTGGTGGTGAGCGTGGTGGGCCTGGTCGGCCGCGCCGGGCTGGTGCGGCTCTCGCCCGGTGCCCGGGTCGCCGACGCGATCTCGGCGGCGGGCGGTGCGCTCGACGGCGCCGATCTGGCCGGTCTCAACCTGGCCCAGCGGCTGGCCGACGGCGACCAGGTCCGGGTGGGGCCGACCGGAGCCGATGCACCACCGCCGGGCAGCGCGACGATCAGTGGTGGTCACGGGGGAGCGCCACCTTCCGGCGGTTCCGCACCCGGGGCCGGGAGCCCGGTCGATCTCAATGCCGCCACCGAAGCCGACCTCGATACGCTGCCCGGGGTCGGGCCGGTCATGGCCAAAGCGATCATCGCCTGGCGCGAAACCAACGGACGGTTCACCGATATCGAGCAGCTGGCGGAGGTCGACGGTATCGGCCCGGCCCGGCTGGCCCGGCTGCGTGAACTGGTGACCGTATGA